Proteins encoded within one genomic window of Schaalia sp. HMT-172:
- a CDS encoding ABC transporter permease gives MSTSESVAVPRVEVKRSWKLPGIYVAAAVLLLVFAISTRGDVTIRLNDKSQSYEIPDIVTAGAPIVWVLAALTIAITAWTILATARRMTRSTWARVGGMVLVGLSTILGFLFYAGSDSTGAVTLTSTLVSTVAISTPLIFGSLSGVVSERVGVVNIAIEGDLLVGAFAGVMAASYFQMPYAGVIAAPLAGAALGALLALFSVKCGVDQIIVGVVLNVLALGLTTFLYGTVMKETPGSLNTNQFSLSPIKIPGLAEIPVIGPVLFNQTILVYLMYAAVIALAFFLFRSRWGLRLRACGEHPRAADTVGINVGRTRTLNTILGSAFAGLGGAFFTIGSGLAFTDNISAGNGYIALAAMILGKWNPVGAMGAAVMFGFAQALARMLPNIEPAIPADLVSMIPYVVTIVAVAGFVGKSRAPAAENVPYVK, from the coding sequence ATGAGCACAAGTGAGTCCGTTGCAGTCCCGCGGGTAGAGGTCAAGCGTTCCTGGAAGCTCCCCGGCATCTACGTGGCCGCCGCCGTTCTGCTCCTTGTCTTCGCGATCTCCACGCGCGGCGACGTGACGATCCGCCTGAACGACAAGTCGCAGTCCTACGAGATCCCCGACATCGTCACCGCCGGTGCCCCCATCGTGTGGGTGCTTGCTGCCTTGACGATCGCCATCACCGCGTGGACGATTCTGGCGACCGCGCGGCGCATGACGCGCAGCACGTGGGCGCGCGTGGGTGGGATGGTCCTTGTCGGCCTATCGACGATCCTGGGATTCCTGTTCTACGCGGGCTCGGATTCGACAGGGGCGGTGACCCTGACCTCGACGCTCGTCTCGACGGTGGCGATCTCAACGCCGCTCATTTTCGGCTCCCTGTCGGGCGTCGTCTCCGAGCGCGTCGGCGTCGTCAACATCGCGATCGAAGGTGACCTCCTGGTGGGGGCCTTCGCGGGCGTCATGGCGGCCTCGTACTTCCAGATGCCCTACGCGGGCGTCATTGCGGCGCCCCTCGCGGGCGCGGCCCTGGGGGCGCTGCTGGCCCTTTTCTCGGTCAAGTGCGGGGTGGACCAGATCATCGTCGGCGTCGTCTTGAACGTGCTGGCGCTGGGCCTGACCACCTTCCTGTACGGGACGGTCATGAAGGAAACTCCGGGGAGCCTGAACACCAACCAGTTCTCGCTGTCCCCGATCAAGATTCCCGGCCTCGCCGAGATCCCGGTGATCGGCCCGGTGCTGTTCAATCAGACGATCCTCGTCTACCTCATGTACGCGGCCGTCATCGCGCTGGCCTTCTTCCTGTTCCGTTCCCGCTGGGGGCTACGCCTACGCGCCTGCGGTGAGCACCCGCGGGCGGCGGACACGGTCGGCATCAATGTGGGGCGCACGCGCACGCTCAACACGATCCTCGGCTCCGCCTTCGCGGGCCTGGGGGGCGCCTTCTTCACGATCGGGTCGGGCCTGGCCTTCACGGACAACATTTCCGCGGGCAACGGCTACATCGCGCTGGCGGCGATGATCCTGGGCAAGTGGAACCCCGTGGGTGCCATGGGGGCGGCCGTCATGTTCGGTTTCGCGCAGGCCCTGGCCCGCATGCTGCCCAACATCGAGCCCGCGATCCCCGCCGACTTGGTCTCGATGATCCCCTACGTGGTGACGATCGTCGCGGTGGCCGGTTTCGTCGGCAAGTCTCGCGCGCCCGCCGCCGAGAACGTCCCCTACGTGAAGTGA
- a CDS encoding sugar-binding transcriptional regulator — MDKRDEQAIEAVKAYYQQDLSQAEVAARMGISRPTVAKLLAHGRARGFVTVEIHDPRDDASELASRLEERFGLACARVAYGHAADEAEAIDQVGRVGAALVVQLVRDDMSVGISWGRTMSALASHLARAPRQGVRVVQLKGGTSYSERATHDYEIMRSFCEALCAEPRYLPLPAIFEDTATASIVRADRAIARILEEGRGVDVAVFTVGAINEEALSLNLGQLEVGEVEALLRDAVGDACSRFFTRDGVVAAPAVDERTVGIRLEELRARPVRVLVAGGRVKASALDTALRMGLATHLVVDQDLAAALLERQGEASPSAGGQRRPPTDGNTCQFNR; from the coding sequence GTGGATAAGCGTGACGAGCAGGCGATTGAGGCGGTCAAGGCCTACTATCAGCAGGATCTGAGCCAGGCCGAGGTCGCCGCCCGCATGGGCATCTCGCGCCCCACGGTCGCCAAGCTGCTGGCCCACGGCCGCGCGCGCGGCTTCGTGACCGTCGAGATCCACGACCCGCGCGACGACGCCTCCGAGCTGGCCTCGCGCCTCGAGGAACGCTTCGGCCTGGCCTGCGCGCGCGTCGCCTACGGGCACGCCGCGGATGAGGCGGAGGCCATCGACCAGGTGGGGCGCGTCGGCGCCGCCCTGGTGGTTCAGCTGGTGCGCGACGACATGAGCGTGGGAATCTCGTGGGGGCGCACGATGAGCGCGCTCGCCTCCCACCTGGCGCGAGCCCCACGCCAGGGCGTGCGCGTCGTCCAGCTCAAGGGCGGGACCTCCTACTCCGAGCGGGCGACGCACGACTACGAGATCATGCGTTCCTTTTGTGAGGCGCTATGCGCCGAGCCCAGGTACCTTCCGCTGCCCGCCATTTTCGAGGACACCGCTACGGCCTCGATCGTGCGAGCGGACCGGGCTATCGCGCGGATCCTGGAGGAGGGGCGCGGCGTGGACGTGGCGGTGTTCACGGTCGGCGCGATCAACGAGGAGGCGCTGTCACTGAACCTGGGTCAGCTGGAGGTGGGCGAGGTGGAGGCGCTGCTGCGCGACGCCGTGGGCGACGCCTGCTCGCGCTTCTTCACGCGCGACGGCGTCGTCGCTGCGCCCGCGGTCGACGAGCGCACGGTCGGCATTCGGCTGGAGGAGCTGCGCGCTCGTCCCGTGCGTGTGCTCGTGGCCGGCGGCCGCGTCAAGGCGAGCGCGCTGGACACCGCGTTGCGCATGGGGTTGGCTACGCATCTTGTGGTCGACCAGGACCTGGCCGCCGCGCTGCTGGAGAGGCAGGGCGAGGCATCCCCGTCGGCGGGCGGGCAACGACGCCCCCCGACGGATGGGAACACTTGTCAATTCAATCGTTGA
- a CDS encoding cupin domain-containing protein: MSLSPESNTEVPTPIMTDLQDIASMIQVNEEATVSRTVMHAEGVRLVLFSFDKDEILSEHTAAMPVILHTLEGALEIEADGRTVVLRPGDVIHFGTRLPHAVRALEPSKLALYMLDRRERPTA, from the coding sequence ATGAGTCTCTCGCCCGAATCCAACACCGAGGTCCCCACCCCCATTATGACGGACCTGCAGGACATCGCCTCGATGATCCAGGTCAACGAGGAGGCCACCGTCTCGCGCACGGTCATGCACGCCGAGGGCGTGCGCCTGGTCCTCTTCAGCTTCGACAAGGACGAGATCCTCAGCGAGCACACCGCCGCGATGCCCGTCATCCTGCACACCCTCGAGGGTGCCCTCGAGATCGAGGCCGACGGCCGCACCGTGGTCCTGCGGCCCGGTGACGTCATCCACTTCGGCACGCGCCTGCCGCACGCCGTGCGCGCGCTCGAGCCATCGAAGCTGGCCCTGTACATGCTGGATCGCCGCGAGCGCCCCACGGCCTGA
- a CDS encoding ABC transporter ATP-binding protein yields MISIDSVVKQYSPSVRIGSISLDIPAGGITALVGPNGAGKSTLLTMVGRLLGIDEGTIEVGGLNVATTKSSELARTLSILRQENHFISRLTVRQLVGFGRFPHSKGRLSAEDEAIIDRYIGFLDLEELEGRYLDQLSGGQRQRAYVAMVLAQETDYVLLDEPLNNLDIARSVEMMTMLERAAREFSRTIVIVLHDINFAARYASQICALKDGTVAFMGTPEEIMRDEVLTDIFDTPVTVVPGPNGPIACYF; encoded by the coding sequence CAGTACTCGCCGTCGGTGCGCATCGGTTCCATTTCGCTCGACATCCCCGCGGGCGGCATCACGGCGCTCGTGGGTCCCAACGGGGCGGGCAAGTCCACGCTCCTGACGATGGTCGGGCGCCTCCTCGGCATCGACGAGGGAACCATCGAGGTCGGCGGCCTCAACGTGGCCACGACGAAGTCCTCCGAGCTGGCGCGCACCCTGTCGATCCTGCGCCAGGAGAACCACTTCATCTCTCGCCTGACGGTGCGTCAGCTCGTGGGCTTCGGGCGCTTCCCCCACTCGAAGGGGCGCCTGAGCGCCGAGGACGAGGCCATCATCGACCGCTACATCGGCTTCCTCGACCTGGAGGAGTTGGAGGGCCGCTACCTGGACCAGCTGTCGGGCGGCCAGCGTCAGCGCGCCTACGTCGCCATGGTCCTCGCGCAGGAAACGGACTACGTCCTGCTGGACGAGCCCCTCAACAACCTGGACATCGCGCGCAGCGTCGAGATGATGACGATGCTGGAGCGCGCGGCGCGCGAGTTTTCACGCACGATCGTCATCGTCCTGCATGACATCAACTTCGCGGCGCGCTACGCCTCGCAGATTTGCGCCCTCAAGGATGGGACGGTCGCCTTCATGGGGACACCCGAGGAAATCATGCGCGACGAGGTCCTCACCGACATCTTCGATACGCCCGTCACCGTCGTCCCGGGCCCGAACGGCCCGATCGCCTGCTACTTCTAA
- a CDS encoding ABC transporter ATP-binding protein — MKLELRGITKRFGPLIANDSIDVTIEEGHIHALLGENGAGKSTLMNVLYGMLAPDEGQILIDGEPVTFKGPDDAVAAGIGMVHQHFMLIPVFTVAESIALGFEPTGPAGIINRERARRTVLDVSARFGFDLDPDALIEDLPVGAQQRVEIVKALSRQAKVLILDEPTAVLTPQETDELMAIMRQLADSGTSIVFITHKLREVRAVADEITVIRRGKVVGQASPKDSEASLASQMVGREVLMRVDKAPARPGGPGLVIDDVSLLGAGGVAELDHVSLEVARGEILAVAGVQGNGQTELAETILGLRIPNSGTITLAGADITRAKPRKSLDAGLGFIPEDRSTDGIISSFSIADNLVLDQFDAGEFALGPSRRLGAVARNAREKQEEYDIRLTSIDDPVSSLSGGNQQKVVVAREMSRDLTVLVANQPTRGVDVGSIEFIHRRIVDVRDQGCAVLLISSELDEVVALADRIAVMYRGRIVGIVPPDTSRDVLGLMMAGVPVDEAVAASCGSTLERGAAGKEER; from the coding sequence ATGAAACTAGAGCTGCGGGGGATCACGAAGAGGTTCGGTCCCCTCATCGCCAACGACTCGATCGACGTGACGATCGAGGAGGGGCACATCCACGCCCTGCTCGGAGAAAACGGCGCGGGCAAGTCCACGCTGATGAACGTCCTGTACGGCATGCTCGCCCCCGACGAGGGGCAGATTCTCATCGACGGCGAGCCCGTCACCTTCAAGGGCCCGGACGACGCCGTCGCGGCGGGCATCGGCATGGTGCACCAGCACTTCATGCTGATCCCGGTCTTCACGGTCGCCGAGTCCATCGCGCTGGGCTTCGAGCCGACCGGACCCGCGGGCATCATCAACCGGGAGCGGGCACGCCGCACGGTGCTCGATGTGTCGGCTCGTTTCGGTTTCGACCTCGACCCCGACGCGCTCATCGAGGATCTGCCGGTGGGCGCTCAGCAGCGCGTGGAGATCGTCAAGGCCCTGTCTCGCCAGGCGAAGGTGCTGATCCTGGACGAGCCGACGGCGGTGCTGACACCGCAGGAGACGGACGAGCTCATGGCGATCATGCGCCAGCTCGCCGACTCCGGAACCTCCATCGTCTTCATCACCCACAAGCTGCGCGAGGTGCGCGCGGTCGCCGACGAGATCACCGTGATCCGGCGCGGGAAGGTCGTGGGACAGGCCTCCCCGAAGGACTCCGAGGCGTCCCTGGCCTCGCAGATGGTGGGGCGCGAGGTCCTCATGCGCGTCGATAAGGCCCCCGCGCGGCCCGGCGGCCCGGGCCTCGTCATCGACGACGTGTCGCTCCTGGGCGCCGGCGGCGTCGCGGAACTCGACCACGTGTCCCTCGAGGTGGCGCGCGGGGAGATCCTCGCGGTGGCAGGCGTGCAGGGCAATGGGCAGACGGAGCTCGCGGAGACGATCCTGGGCCTGCGCATTCCCAACAGCGGCACCATCACCCTCGCGGGCGCCGACATCACGCGCGCGAAACCGCGCAAGTCCCTGGATGCGGGCCTGGGCTTCATCCCCGAGGACCGTTCGACGGACGGCATCATTTCCTCCTTCTCGATCGCCGACAACCTGGTGTTGGATCAGTTCGACGCGGGCGAGTTCGCGCTCGGCCCCTCGCGCAGGCTCGGCGCGGTGGCCCGCAACGCGCGCGAGAAGCAGGAGGAATACGACATTCGCCTGACCTCGATCGACGACCCGGTCTCCTCCCTGTCGGGCGGTAACCAGCAAAAGGTCGTCGTGGCGCGCGAGATGTCGCGTGACCTGACGGTGCTGGTGGCCAACCAGCCCACCCGCGGCGTCGACGTCGGGTCGATCGAGTTTATTCACCGCAGGATCGTGGACGTGCGCGACCAGGGGTGCGCGGTGCTGCTGATCTCCTCGGAGCTGGACGAGGTCGTGGCGCTGGCCGACCGGATCGCCGTCATGTACCGCGGTCGCATCGTCGGCATCGTGCCCCCGGACACGAGCCGCGACGTGCTGGGCCTCATGATGGCGGGTGTCCCCGTGGACGAGGCCGTGGCCGCTTCCTGCGGATCAACGCTAGAGCGCGGGGCAGCCGGGAAGGAGGAGCGATGA
- a CDS encoding class I SAM-dependent methyltransferase has protein sequence MSPHTESSAETLPFADRPVEKTPGHWVLARAGKTVLRPGGLALSMWALKRAVLPGADVVEFAPGLGVTARAIIGVGPASYTGVERDPDACARVDAIASGVGRCVNADAGQTGLPDESADVVVGEAMLSMQGEKAKRAIMGEAARILRPGGRYVIHELAMRPDSIGEEPATEIRKALARAISVNARPLTVADWRRALEDVGLVVEETRMAAMALLKPGRLIADEGVRGALRIARNVARDKDLRERVTTMARTFKKYDRHLCGVAIVARKPKENE, from the coding sequence ATGTCACCTCACACTGAATCGTCGGCGGAGACCCTCCCCTTCGCCGACCGCCCCGTCGAGAAGACGCCCGGACACTGGGTGCTCGCGCGAGCGGGCAAGACGGTCCTACGCCCCGGCGGCCTGGCCCTGAGCATGTGGGCGCTCAAGCGAGCCGTCCTGCCCGGCGCTGACGTCGTCGAGTTTGCCCCGGGCCTGGGGGTCACGGCCAGGGCGATCATCGGGGTGGGTCCCGCCTCCTACACCGGCGTTGAGCGCGACCCCGACGCCTGCGCGCGCGTGGACGCCATCGCCTCGGGCGTGGGCCGCTGCGTCAACGCGGACGCGGGGCAGACCGGACTGCCGGACGAGAGTGCGGACGTCGTCGTCGGCGAAGCAATGCTCTCGATGCAAGGAGAGAAAGCCAAGCGCGCCATCATGGGTGAGGCCGCGCGTATCCTGCGCCCCGGAGGCCGCTACGTCATCCACGAGCTGGCGATGCGTCCCGATTCCATCGGCGAGGAGCCTGCCACCGAGATCAGAAAAGCCCTCGCGCGTGCCATCAGCGTCAACGCCCGGCCCCTGACCGTCGCCGACTGGCGGCGCGCCCTCGAGGATGTCGGCCTGGTCGTCGAAGAGACGCGCATGGCCGCCATGGCCCTGCTCAAGCCCGGCCGCCTGATCGCCGACGAGGGCGTGCGCGGGGCGCTGCGCATCGCCCGCAACGTCGCCCGCGACAAAGATCTGCGCGAACGCGTCACCACGATGGCGCGCACGTTCAAGAAATACGACCGACACCTGTGCGGCGTCGCCATCGTCGCACGCAAACCCAAGGAGAACGAATGA
- a CDS encoding thymidine phosphorylase, giving the protein MALFDAVDIIRVKRDGGALTPDQIDWTIDAYTKGIIKDEQMAALAMAIFLRGMDRAEIARWTDAMIRSGARMDFSGIGKPTADKHSTGGVGDKITLPLAPLVACFGVAVPQLSGRGLGHTGGTLDKLEAIPGWRAQLSNEEIMAQLGSGCGAVICAAGSGLAPADKKLYALRDITSTVESIALIASSIMSKKIAEGTGALVLDVKVGSGAFMKDLDAARELARTMVDLGRDAGVATRALLTDMSVPLGRKIGNALEVEESVEVLAGGGPADVVELTCELARNMLDLAGVRDADVEAALADGRAMDRWRAMIREQGGDPDAPLPRAAHTHRVLAEADGTVAGMDALAVGVASWRLGAGRAVKEDPVQAGAGVEIHAKPGESVTKGAPLLTLHTEDEWRIPRALEALSGAIEIADGVAPEPRRVVLETVS; this is encoded by the coding sequence ATGGCACTCTTTGATGCCGTTGACATCATCCGCGTCAAGCGCGACGGGGGTGCGCTGACCCCCGATCAGATCGACTGGACGATCGACGCCTACACGAAGGGCATCATCAAGGACGAGCAGATGGCCGCCCTGGCCATGGCGATCTTCCTGCGCGGCATGGACCGCGCCGAGATCGCCCGCTGGACGGACGCGATGATCCGCTCGGGGGCGCGCATGGACTTTTCCGGCATCGGCAAGCCGACCGCAGACAAGCACTCCACGGGCGGTGTGGGCGACAAGATCACGCTGCCCCTGGCGCCGCTGGTCGCGTGCTTCGGCGTGGCCGTCCCGCAGCTGTCGGGCCGAGGCCTGGGGCACACGGGCGGCACCCTCGACAAGCTCGAGGCGATCCCGGGGTGGCGCGCGCAGCTGAGCAATGAGGAGATCATGGCGCAGCTGGGGTCCGGGTGCGGCGCGGTCATCTGCGCGGCGGGCTCGGGCTTGGCGCCGGCGGACAAGAAGCTCTACGCGCTGCGCGACATCACGTCGACCGTGGAGTCGATCGCGCTGATCGCCAGTTCCATCATGAGCAAGAAGATCGCGGAGGGAACGGGTGCCCTCGTCCTGGACGTCAAGGTCGGATCGGGCGCCTTCATGAAGGACCTGGACGCCGCTCGTGAGCTCGCCCGCACGATGGTCGACCTCGGGCGTGATGCGGGGGTCGCCACGCGCGCGCTCCTCACCGACATGTCCGTGCCGCTGGGCAGGAAGATCGGCAACGCCCTCGAGGTGGAGGAATCCGTCGAGGTCCTGGCCGGGGGTGGCCCCGCCGACGTCGTTGAGCTCACCTGCGAGCTCGCGCGCAACATGCTGGACCTGGCCGGGGTTCGCGACGCCGACGTCGAGGCGGCCCTGGCGGACGGTCGCGCCATGGACCGCTGGCGAGCGATGATCCGCGAGCAGGGCGGTGATCCGGACGCGCCCCTGCCGCGCGCCGCGCACACCCACCGGGTCCTCGCCGAGGCCGACGGGACCGTCGCGGGCATGGATGCGCTGGCCGTGGGGGTTGCCTCGTGGAGGCTGGGCGCTGGCCGCGCCGTCAAGGAGGACCCGGTGCAGGCAGGAGCCGGCGTCGAGATCCACGCCAAGCCGGGGGAGAGCGTCACCAAGGGAGCGCCCCTGCTCACGCTCCACACGGAGGACGAGTGGCGCATCCCGCGCGCCCTCGAGGCCCTCTCGGGCGCCATCGAGATCGCCGACGGGGTGGCACCCGAGCCGCGTCGCGTCGTCCTGGAGACCGTCTCCTGA
- the deoC gene encoding deoxyribose-phosphate aldolase, giving the protein MNKRDVAAMIDHTILKPEATTADVARIVEEGAAAGTFSVCVSPSMLPLDVPEGLKVACVVGFPSGAVKPQVKAFEAAQAVADGADEIDMVINIELVKDARLHELEEEIKAVRRVVPAPRVLKVIIESAALSDDEIVAACTASMAAGADFVKTSTGFHPAGGASVHAVALMRATVGDALGVKASGGIRDAETALAMIEAGASRLGVSATTAILAGLED; this is encoded by the coding sequence ATGAACAAGCGTGACGTGGCGGCGATGATCGACCACACGATCCTCAAGCCCGAGGCAACGACTGCGGACGTGGCGCGCATCGTCGAGGAGGGCGCCGCCGCCGGCACCTTCTCGGTGTGCGTGTCCCCCTCGATGCTTCCCCTGGACGTGCCCGAGGGACTGAAGGTCGCCTGCGTCGTGGGTTTCCCCTCGGGCGCTGTCAAGCCCCAGGTGAAGGCATTCGAGGCTGCCCAGGCGGTGGCCGACGGCGCCGACGAGATCGACATGGTCATCAACATCGAGCTGGTCAAGGACGCGCGCCTCCACGAGCTCGAGGAGGAGATCAAGGCCGTGCGACGGGTGGTGCCCGCCCCGCGCGTCCTCAAGGTCATCATCGAGTCGGCCGCCCTGAGCGACGACGAGATCGTCGCCGCCTGCACCGCCTCGATGGCCGCGGGCGCGGACTTCGTCAAGACGTCCACGGGCTTCCACCCCGCGGGCGGCGCGTCCGTCCACGCCGTCGCCCTCATGCGCGCCACCGTCGGCGACGCGCTCGGCGTCAAGGCCTCGGGCGGCATCCGCGACGCCGAGACGGCGCTCGCCATGATCGAGGCCGGAGCCTCCCGACTGGGTGTCTCCGCCACCACCGCCATCCTGGCAGGACTGGAGGACTGA
- the deoD gene encoding purine-nucleoside phosphorylase, producing the protein MRSTPHINPTAPIAPTILLPGDPLRAKFIAENYLEDVQQFNAVRNMLGFTGTYQGTPVSVMGSGMGIPSISLYAYELIHEFGCTRLVRVGTCGAMQPDMHLYDVVVAQAACSNSAFLDQYQLPGSYAPIGSYRLIEDVVRRAREADVPVHVGNVLSSDTFYNANPTFNEAWQRMGVLAVEMETAGLYATAAHAGVEALGIFTVSDSLVTGEATDAQARQTSFTTMMELALPLATL; encoded by the coding sequence ATGCGCTCGACACCGCACATCAACCCCACTGCACCCATCGCGCCGACGATCCTCCTACCCGGAGACCCGCTGCGCGCGAAATTCATTGCCGAGAACTACCTGGAGGACGTCCAGCAATTCAACGCCGTGCGCAACATGCTGGGCTTCACCGGCACCTACCAGGGGACCCCCGTCTCCGTCATGGGGTCGGGCATGGGCATCCCCTCGATCTCCCTGTACGCCTACGAGCTCATCCACGAATTCGGCTGCACGCGCCTCGTGCGCGTGGGCACCTGCGGGGCGATGCAGCCCGACATGCACCTCTACGACGTCGTCGTCGCCCAGGCCGCGTGCTCGAACTCCGCGTTCCTCGACCAGTACCAGCTACCCGGCTCCTACGCGCCGATCGGCTCCTACCGCCTCATCGAGGACGTGGTGCGCCGTGCCCGCGAGGCCGACGTGCCGGTCCACGTCGGCAACGTCTTGTCCTCCGATACGTTCTACAACGCGAACCCGACCTTCAACGAGGCCTGGCAGCGCATGGGCGTGCTCGCAGTCGAGATGGAGACCGCCGGCCTGTACGCGACCGCCGCCCACGCGGGCGTCGAGGCCCTGGGCATCTTCACGGTCTCCGATTCCCTGGTGACGGGCGAGGCGACGGACGCCCAGGCACGCCAAACGTCCTTCACGACCATGATGGAGCTGGCCCTGCCCCTGGCCACCCTCTGA
- a CDS encoding cytidine deaminase: MTQIDWDALLGAAIEAMTHAYCPYSHFPVGAAGLASDGRIVSGCNVENAGYGVTLCAECGMVSDLIRSGGGALLAVVAVNGDRVPVAPCGRCRQLIYEHGGPSCLVLMPGGVADMTQVLPGAFGPHDLEELGSQTDAGLRDAHGVAPASSTTKEGTDGTL, encoded by the coding sequence ATGACGCAGATCGACTGGGACGCCCTGCTGGGCGCGGCCATCGAGGCGATGACCCACGCCTACTGCCCCTACTCGCATTTCCCGGTGGGGGCCGCCGGTCTGGCCAGCGACGGGCGGATCGTGAGCGGCTGCAACGTGGAGAACGCGGGGTACGGGGTGACGCTGTGCGCCGAGTGCGGCATGGTTTCCGACCTCATCCGCTCCGGCGGCGGCGCGCTCCTCGCCGTCGTCGCCGTCAATGGGGACCGGGTCCCGGTGGCCCCGTGCGGCCGGTGCCGTCAGCTCATCTACGAGCACGGCGGGCCCTCCTGCCTGGTCCTCATGCCCGGCGGCGTCGCCGACATGACGCAGGTCCTGCCCGGGGCCTTTGGCCCCCACGACTTGGAGGAGCTGGGGTCCCAGACCGACGCGGGGCTGCGCGACGCACACGGGGTGGCCCCGGCCTCGTCCACGACGAAAGAAGGAACTGATGGCACTCTTTGA
- a CDS encoding phospho-sugar mutase, producing MELLDKAQRWADHDPDPATASSLKADIEAAERGDEEALARVGAAMNGPLEFGTAGLRGVVGPGESRMNLAVVIRATAGLCQVVKAHATGTPTLVVGCDARYGSSEFATAACRVASAAGVRVLALPQANPTPLTSFAVRHYGADAGVMVTASHNPAPDNGYKVYLGGSVVTGDGQGVQIVPPFDAEIAAAIEVAPPADEIPMNDDLVEAVDPRDEYVAEAIKLASGEADARADLRIVLTAMHGVGAAMTARVLAEAGFAKVSLVAAQAEPDPDFPTVPFPNPEEAGALDMAIEQARAEDADLIIAVDPDADRCALAVPDPGAEAGWSPLSGDQIGCLLGEFLAARGLEGSLANSIVSSRLLARIARSHGLEHHTTLTGFKWIARAPQLAFGYEEAIGFCPNPSVARDKDGIASSVVAASLFAALKTEGRTAWDELDRLAHAHGLHVTGPLTFRVEEIAQIDTGMARLRAQPPSELAGSPVVEVSDLAEGYQGLPPTDGVLVLTEAGDRVIARPSGTEPKLKCYLEVILPAPEGEPVPWEAARERLELIKREFGQIIGL from the coding sequence GTGGAGCTACTTGACAAGGCTCAGCGCTGGGCCGACCATGACCCGGACCCGGCCACGGCCTCGTCCCTGAAGGCCGACATCGAGGCCGCGGAGCGCGGCGACGAGGAGGCGCTCGCCCGCGTGGGCGCCGCCATGAACGGCCCCCTCGAGTTCGGCACGGCCGGCCTGCGCGGCGTCGTCGGCCCCGGTGAGTCCCGCATGAACCTGGCTGTCGTCATCCGCGCGACCGCCGGCCTGTGCCAGGTCGTCAAGGCCCACGCGACGGGCACCCCCACCCTGGTCGTGGGCTGCGATGCCCGCTACGGCTCCTCCGAGTTCGCCACGGCCGCCTGCCGCGTCGCCTCCGCCGCCGGCGTGCGCGTCCTCGCGCTGCCCCAGGCCAACCCGACCCCGCTGACCTCCTTCGCGGTGCGCCACTACGGCGCGGACGCGGGCGTCATGGTGACCGCCTCGCACAACCCCGCCCCGGACAACGGCTACAAGGTCTACCTGGGTGGCAGCGTCGTCACCGGCGACGGGCAGGGCGTCCAGATCGTCCCGCCCTTCGACGCCGAGATCGCCGCGGCCATCGAGGTCGCGCCCCCCGCCGACGAGATCCCCATGAACGATGACCTGGTCGAGGCCGTGGACCCGCGCGACGAGTACGTCGCCGAAGCAATTAAGCTGGCCTCCGGCGAGGCCGACGCCCGCGCGGACCTGCGTATCGTCCTGACCGCCATGCACGGCGTGGGCGCCGCGATGACCGCGCGCGTGCTGGCCGAGGCCGGCTTCGCGAAGGTCTCGCTCGTCGCCGCGCAGGCCGAGCCCGACCCCGACTTCCCGACCGTGCCCTTCCCGAACCCCGAGGAGGCCGGCGCCCTCGACATGGCGATCGAGCAGGCACGGGCAGAGGATGCCGACCTGATCATCGCGGTCGACCCCGACGCGGACCGTTGCGCGCTCGCGGTGCCTGATCCGGGTGCCGAGGCCGGGTGGAGTCCGCTCAGCGGCGACCAGATCGGGTGCCTGCTGGGCGAGTTCCTCGCGGCGCGCGGTCTTGAGGGCTCGCTTGCCAACTCGATCGTGTCCTCGCGCCTGCTGGCGCGCATCGCCCGCTCTCACGGGCTCGAACACCACACGACGCTCACGGGCTTCAAGTGGATCGCGCGCGCCCCTCAGCTGGCTTTCGGCTACGAGGAGGCCATCGGCTTTTGCCCGAATCCCTCCGTCGCGCGTGACAAGGACGGGATCGCCTCGTCCGTGGTCGCCGCGTCGCTGTTCGCTGCGCTCAAGACCGAGGGGCGCACCGCCTGGGATGAGCTGGACCGCTTGGCCCACGCCCACGGCCTGCACGTGACCGGCCCGCTGACCTTCCGCGTCGAAGAGATCGCTCAGATTGACACGGGCATGGCGCGCCTGCGCGCCCAGCCGCCGAGCGAGCTCGCGGGCTCGCCGGTCGTTGAGGTGTCTGACCTGGCGGAGGGCTACCAGGGCCTGCCGCCCACGGACGGGGTCCTGGTGCTCACCGAGGCGGGGGACCGCGTGATCGCGCGTCCGTCGGGCACCGAGCCGAAACTCAAGTGCTACCTCGAGGTCATCCTGCCCGCCCCCGAGGGTGAGCCGGTTCCGTGGGAGGCGGCGCGCGAGCGTCTCGAGTTGATAAAGCGCGAGTTTGGTCAGATTATCGGCCTGTAA